The following are encoded in a window of Aptenodytes patagonicus chromosome 29, bAptPat1.pri.cur, whole genome shotgun sequence genomic DNA:
- the LOC143171613 gene encoding LOW QUALITY PROTEIN: scavenger receptor cysteine-rich type 1 protein M130-like (The sequence of the model RefSeq protein was modified relative to this genomic sequence to represent the inferred CDS: inserted 1 base in 1 codon; deleted 2 bases in 1 codon), whose translation MVRRRCSVQRQPWCAGGHGQEVVEVGGGAAGCGVVNGTAGLLLGTPSSLQPXGEKRDPHTAPGTAQKEEGSHSSACDSAWAGGTSRPAVWGSALLMGPVLMFEGAAVVRLEDGGGRCAGRVEVKHQGQWGTVCGYSWDMTDAAVVCKQLGCGSAVKAPQYGHFGPGSGPIWMDNVGCRGTESALSDCTHKGWGQHNCDHGLDAGVTCSGFVRLVGGNSPCSGRVEIHDGTQWKTVCDSDFGPKAADVVCREFQCGTALFVPGAAHFGEGVGPMWDRELQCVGNESFLAFCPRGSPRDQPCTRTDATGVTCTLFEGAAVVRLENGGGRCAGRVEVKHQGQWGTVCGISWDMADAAVVCKQLSCGSAVNAPVYFGPGSGRIWMDEVGCNGTESALSDCTHDGWGQNDCYHEEDVGVTCSGFVRLVGGNSPCSGRVEIHDGTQWKTVCDSDFGPKAANVVCRELQCGTALSIPRAAHFGEGVGPMWDRELQCVGNESFLVFCPMGSPRDQPCTHTDAAGVTCTQFTGFRLVNGSTACEGRVEVHVLGTWGSLCASHWDLLDAHVLCRHLDCGFAESIPRGGHFGRGTGPVWKDSFHCDGTEAHLGQCPVTALGASPCSHENSAAVICSGPAGSASLRLVLGGSRCDGRVEIFQHGTWGRVLDDHWDMREASVVCRQLRCGEAETAYNPPKPQRGTGPVGLRGVRCAGHEANLTLCNTSLPESMLAAGIAEDVGVVCRGSRQVRLVNGPGRCAGRVEIYYQGSWGTICDDGWDLPDATVVCHQLGCGGAVKAVGSAQFGEGSGQIWLDAVNCSGAEAALWDCSAGSWGQHDCGHKEDAGVICSEFVDLRLENSDGCSGRLQVFYNGTWGSVCSNLMTPETVSLACKELGCGDGGFLETRLPYGTVSGPAWLDRVECGERNSSFWQCPSAPWDPQSCDDLQDETHITCNGRRSETPPALGTVCPNSTSCTDREKIRAVGGKNGCLGRVEVWHRGSWGTVCDDSWDMQDAEVACRQLGCGPAVSALDKAAFGEGTGPIWLEQVECRGTEPSLQDCWARPGDSGACRHKEDAAVNCSAAPRTAAPTPRTDPTRGRPTSSRSVSLPVIICIILGALLCLLLALLAGQVRSARAGRRGSERAWEPFSEAVYEEIGYSPAWEKQARFSQSGSDSEGSLTKLQPYPRDSEEEDGPRSAPDVPVLLGGDPADGYDDAREVSDPGEDPSPGQGDWEMPRAPEEGARPRDAPGGANLRSQRSAGAPGAEGDAWSLSPESMGYDDAEEVSLAHRPEDTKVAIPADSAQQSLMPRAGEPVPAVQLGAAGREERTVQLGEP comes from the exons ATGGTGAGGAGACGGTGCTCTGTGCAGCGCCAGCCATGGTGTGCgggtgggcatgggcaggaggttgttgaggtgggaggaggtgctgcaggctgtggggtggtgaatggcacagcaggtctgctgctgggcacccccagctctttgcagc atggggagaaaagggaccccCACACTGCCCCAGGGACAGCCCAGAAGGAGGAGGGCTCCCACTCCAGTGCCTgtgactcagcctgggcaggggggacctccagacctgcagtttgGGGC AGCGCCCTTCTGATGGGTCCCGTGTTGATGTTTGAAGGGGCTGcggtggtgaggctggaggatggtggcggacgctgtgctggaagagtggaggtgaaacaccagggcCAGTGGGGGACCGTGTGTGGTTACTCCTGGGACATGAccgatgctgcagtggtttgtaagcagctgggctgtgggtctgctgttaaAGCTCCTCAGTATGGACACTTTgggccaggatctggccccatttgGATGGATAATGTTGGCTGTCGTGGCACCgagtctgccctgtctgactgtacacacaaAGGATGGGGTCAACACAACTGTGATCACGGTTTGGATGCTGGAGTGACGTGTTCAG gatttgtccggctggttggagggaacagcccctgctcaggacgcgtggagatccatgatggaacccagtggaaaactgtctgtgactcagactttggtcccaaagccgctgacgtggtctgcagggagttcCAGTGTGGCACAGCCCTGTTCGTCCCCGGAGCAGCTCACTTTGGAGAAGGTGTCGGTCccatgtgggacagagagctgcagtgtgtggGGAATGAATCCTTCCTCGCGTTCTGCCCCAGGGggtcccccagagaccagccctgcacccgCACGGACGCCactggtgtcacctgcacac TGTTTGAAGGGGCTGCGGTGGTGAGACTGGAGAATGGTGGCGGacgctgtgctggaagagtggaggtgaaacaccagggcCAGTGGGGGACCGTGTGTGGTATCTCTTGGGACATGGccgatgctgcagtggtttgtaagcagctgagctgtgggtctgctgttaaTGCTCCTGTGTACTTTGGGCCAGGATCTGGCCGCATTTGGATGGATGAAGTTGGTTGTAATGGCACTgagtctgccctgtctgactgtacacacGACGGATGGGGTCAAAACGACTGTTATCACGAAGAGGATGTTGGAGTGACGTGTTCAG gatttgtccggctggttggagggaacagcccctgctcaggacgcgtggagatccatgatggaacccagtggaaaactgtctgtgactcagactttggtcccaaagccgccaacgtggtctgcagggagttacagtgtggcacagccctgtccatccccagagcagctcactttggagaaggtgttggtcccatgtgggacagagagctgcagtgtgtggGGAATGAATCCTTCCTCGTGTTCTGCCCCATGGggtcccccagagaccagccctgcacccacacggacgccgctggtgtcacctgcacac agttcacagggttccggctggtgaacggcagcacggcatgtgaggggagggtggaggtccatgtgctggggacctggggctctctctgtgcctcccacTGGGATCTCTTGGATGCCCACGTTCTCTGTCGTCACCTcgactgtgggtttgctgagtccattcccagaggagggcattttgggagaggaaccggccctgtctggaaagactcattccactgtgatgggacagaagctcacctgggacagtgcccagtgactgccttgggggcctcaccatgctcccatgagaacagcgctgctgtcatttgctcag gcccagctggctccgcgtccttgcggctggtgcttggagggagtCGGTGCGACGGACGAGTAGAGATCTTCCAGcacgggacatggggcagggtcctggatgaccactgggacatgcgggaggccagcgtggtgtgccggcagctgcggtgcggagaggcagagacagcttacaaccccccgaagcctcagagagggacaggtcctgtggggctgcgaggggtcaggtgtgcagggcacgaggccaacctgaccctctgcaacacctccctgcccgagagcatgctggcagcagggattgcagaggaCGTGGGGGTCGTTTGCCGGG ggagccggcaggtccggctggtgaacgggcctgggcgctgcgctgggagagtggagatctactaccagggcagctgggggaccatctgcgatgatggctgggacctgcccgatgccactgttgtttgccaccagctgggctgcggaggggcggtgAAGGCGGTTGGCTCTGCTCAgttcggggaaggctctgggcagatctggctggatgccgtgaactgctctggggccgaagctgctctctgggactgctcagcagggtcctgggggcagcatgactgTGGGCACAAAGAGGACGCAGGAGTCAtctgctcag agttcgtggacctgaggctggagaacagcgatgGCTGCTCCGGGCGCCTGCAGGTTTTCTATAACGGGACGTGGGGGAGTGTTTGCTCCAACTTAATGACTCCTGAAACAGTGtcgctggcatgcaaggagctgggctgcggggatggagggtTCCTGGAAACACGCCTGCCCTATGGTACGGTGTCTGGCCCCGCCTGGCTGGATCgtgtggagtgtggggagagaaacagctccttctggcagtgtccctccgctccctgggacccacagtcgtgcgatgacctgcaagatgagacccacatcacctgcaatg ggagacggtcagaaacgcccccagccctggggactgtgtgcccaaactccacaagctgcacag acagggagaagattcgtGCCGTGGGAGGCAagaatgggtgcttgggcagagtggaggtctggcaccgcggctcctgggggacggtgtgcgacgactcctgggacatgcaggatgccgaggtggcatgcaggcagctgggctgtggccctgcagtgtctgccctggacaaggctgcatttggggaggggacgggtcccatctggctggagcaggtggagtgccgggggacagagccatctctgcaggactgctgggctcgtCCTGGGGACAGTGGTGCCTGCCGGCACAAGGAGGATGCTGCcgtgaactgctcag ctgcacccaggacGGCAGCACCAACGCCCCGAAcag atcccactCGGGGCCGTCCGACCAGCAGCAGGAGTGTCTCATTGcccgtcatcatctgcatcatcctgggagcccttctctgcctgctcctggccctcctggccgggcaagtgcgaagcgccagggctgggcgcagag gctccgagcgcgcttgggagcccttctctgaggccgtgtatgaggagatcggttacagcccagcgtgggagaagcaggcaaggttcagtcagtcag gctccgattcagaggggtccctgaccaagctgcagccctaccccagggacagtgaggaggaggatggtccacgttcagcaccag atgtccctgtcctgctcggaggagacccagcagatggctatgatgatgccagggaggtttctgaccctggggaggatccttcccctgggcagggagactgggaaatgcccagggcgccagaggagggagcaaggcccagggatgctcccggag gggcaaacctgcgctcccagagaagtgctggggcccctggagctgagggagatgcctggtccctgtccccagagagcatgggctatgacgatgctgaagaggtgtctctggcgcatcgccctgaggacacaaaggttgcgataccagcggacagtgcacaacagtccctgatgcccagagcaggagagcccgtccctgccgtgcagctgggtgcagccgggagggaggagaggactgtgcagctgggagagccgtga